The Streptomyces bacillaris sequence CCCGGGCACCGTGGCGTCGACCTGGCGGCCCGGCCGGGCGACACGGTGGTGGCCGCCGCCACCGGCCGCGTCTCGTTCGCGGGGCGGGTGGCGGGGCGCGGGGTCCTGGTCGTCGAGCTGGCCGGGAGCGGGGCGCCAGCGCTGCGTACGACGTACGAGCCGGTGCGGGCGCTGGTGGCGAAGGGGAACGAGGTCGTCGCGGGGCGGCCGGTCGGGCTGCTGGAGGCGGGGCCGTTCCACTGCGCCGAAGGCTGTCTGCACTGGGGGCTGCGGCGGGGCGAGGCCTACCTGAACCCGCTCTCGCTGCTGCGGCGCGGCCCGTCCCGGCTGCTGCCGGTGTCCGGGGTTCCCGAGCCATGAGGGGCACGGGGCCGATCGCGTACGGCTGCGGGGCCTCGCTCGTGTACCGCGGCGGGCCCGGCTCGCTTACACGGCGGCGGGCCTCGGTCGCGTGCGCCGTGGTCACGTACGCCGACGGGCCTCACTCGCGTACGGCGGCGGGGTCAGCCCCGTACGCCGCGCAGGATCATCGCGACGGCGGTGTCCGCGATGACGCCGGGCTCCTCCGCCACGCTCAGCTCGATACGGCGCACGGCGGCGTCCACCGAGCCCTGCAGGAGCATCGCGGCCAGCCTCGGCTGGGTGTGGCCGAGGTCGCCCAGCGCTTCGACGATCATGGCGATCAGCCCGCCGTGCGCGGCCCGGATCTTCTCCCGGGCACCGGCGTCCAGCTCGCTCGCGGAGATCGCGACGACCGCCCGGTGGCGGCGGTCCCCGACGAGGTCGAGCTGTCGGCGCACATACGCCTCGATCTTCGCCTCGGGCGTCTCGGCGCGCTCCATCGCGTTCTCGACCTCGGCCGCCCAGACGGGGAAGTCGACGGCGCACAGCTCCTCGACGACGGCGGCGCGGGAGCGGAAGTACTCGTACACGGAGGACCGGGCGAGGCCCGTGCGCTCGGCGAGTGCGGGGAAGGTCAGCGCCTCCGTACCACCCTCGGACAGCAGGGAGCGCGCGGCGTCCAGGAGGGCGCCGCGCTGCATGGTCCGGTGCTCGGCCACGGAGGCCGCTCGAATCCTGGGCACGTATCCACTCTACGGCGGCGGCTGCCGGAGGGAAGGGCTCAGCCTCGGACGGGGTGGCCGGAGGGTGGAGTTTCAGCGTCCGGCATCGGCCAGTTTCGCCCGGAGCTGGAGCACGGATTTGGTGTGGATCTGGCTCACCCGGCTCTCCGTGACGCCGAGGACGTTGCCGATCTCCGCGAGGGTCAGGCCCTCGTAGTAGTAGAGGGTCACCACCGTCTTCTCGCGGTCGGGGAGCGTGTTGATGGCGCGGGCGAGCAGCCGCCTCAGCTCCCGGTCCTCGGCCACCTCCACCGGATTGTCGGCGGCGGTGTCCTCCAGGGTGTCCATCAGGGTGAGCCGCTCGCCGCCCTCGCCGCCGACCTGGAGCATCTCTTCCAGGGCGACGACGTTGGCCAGCGACAACTGGCTGAAAACCGCGTGCAGTTCCTCCAGCGTGACACCCATCTCCGCGGCGACCTCGGACTCGGACGGGGTGCGCCGCAACTGCGCCTCCAGCGTGGCGTAGGCGCGCTCCACGTTGCGCGCCTTCTGCCGCACCGAGCGGGGGATCCAGTCGAGCGCCCGCAGTTCGTCGATCATCGCGCCACGGATCCTGGTGATCGCGTATGTCTCGAACTTGATGGCGCGCTCGATGTCGAACTTCTCGATGGCGTCGATCAGTCCGAAGACTCCGGAGGAGACGAAGTCGGCCTGCTCGACGTTGGACGGCAGTCCCACGCTCACCCGGCCCGCGACGTACTTGACGAGCGGCGAATAGTGCAGGATCAGCTGCTCCCGCAGCCGCTCGTCGCCGGTGGTCTTGTACGAACGCCACAGTTCGTCGAGCGAGGAGGGGGCGGGAGGGCGCACAGTGCCACGCGCAACCGGTGGTACTGCCGCGCGGTCAGACCCGGAGGTGTGCTGGGGCATGTGGTGCCTTGAGCCGTTCTGCCGTGAAGTGCTGGGGACTTCTGTCTGGGGCGGAATCCTTGTGAGCGTAGCGTGACTATGACGTCGCAGTCCGCACAGGAGGGGAGATTCGTGCCGCGTGATCGCGTTCCGCCTCGCGCGCCGCCCGCACCCGCCGGGAGCCGGGGCCCTCGCCGTGGGCGACGGCCCCCGACAGGTCACCGATCGATCGTGCGAGGTCATCGGCCTTACCTTTTCACCCGAATGCTCCAGGTCAAGAACCGCCTCGCCGTACGGCACCGTCGCGCGGTGACGGACGCGTCAACCGCCAGCCTTCGCCCTCGCGTTCGACGAACCCCAGTGAGTGCAGTTCGTACAGTCGCCCGAGCGTTTCGTCGGCCGAGGTGCCCGCTCCACGGGCGAGTTCACGGGTGCTGGTCAGGCCGTGGTACGGGAGGGCGTCGAGAACCTTCGCCGCGATCGGGTCCAACCGATCCCGGGGCAGCACCGGGCCGCGCCGGTCGGGCGCGAGGTCACCGATCTCCCCGATCAGCTCGGCCACTTCGGACGCTTCGGTGACCAGCACCCCTTCGCCGCGCAGCAGTTCATGGACACCGGCCGACAGTCCGCTGGTGGCGGGGCCCGGCACGCCCATCACGAACCGGCCGAGCCGCTGCGCCTGCCGGGCGGTGACGAGGGAACCGCTGCGGTACTCCGCCTCCACCACGACCGTCCCCCTGGTCAGGGCGGCGATCACCCGGTTGCGCAGGACGAACCTGGCCCGCGTGGGATGGCCGCCCGGCGGCAACTCCGCAACTACCAGGCCCTGTTGGGCCACTCGCCCGATCAACTCGGCGTGGCCCCGCGGATAGGGGACGTCGACCCCGCAGGCCAGCACCGCCGCCGTAGCACCGCCCACGGCCAGGACCCCTCGGTGGGCCGCCCCGTCCACGCCGAAGGCCGCGCCCGACACCACCACCCAGCCGCGCTCCGCGAGCCCGGCGCCGAGGGTGGCCGCCATGTGCGCCCCGTACGGCGTGCAGGCCCGCGCCCCGACCACGGCGACCGAGCGCAGGGCCCACAGCCTCAGGTCCGGCCGCCCCCGCACCCAGAGCGCGACGGGCCGGGCGTCCCCCAGGTCGTCGAGCTGGCTCGGCCACTCCCGGTCCCCCGGGCAGACGAGGCGTCCACCGAGAGCGGCCACCGCCGCCAGGTCCCGCGCGGGGTCGGCCGCCGCCGCGCGGAGCCGGTAGCCCTCCAGCCGCACGGCGGTCATCCCCGGCAGCCTCTCGGCGGCCCCGTCCTCGGTGCGGAGCACCCGTAACAGCTCGACGGCCCCCACCCGCCGCAACCATGCCCCGGCCCGCTCGTCCCCCGGCTCCACCACCCGTGTCAACGCGGCCCGCGCCAACCGCTCGGCCTCCACGCCCGCCTCCGGCCCGTCCCCGGCCCCGGACCCCGGTCGCTCGCCCTCCGCATCGAGCCCCGGCCGCTCCAACAGCTCGGACTCCAGCCGCTCGGGCTCCACCCGCTCCCGCTCCGCCCGCCTCACAGCGCCCCCGCCTCCATCGGTGCCCCGCGCTGGATGCCCGTCCGCAGTTCCAGGGCCACCGCCACGTCCCGGGCCTCCGGTCTGGGCGCGCCCCGGAGGTCGGCGACCGTCCAGGCGACCCGCAGGACCCGGTCCAGGCCCCGGGCCGTGAGGAGGCCGCGTTCCAGGTCGCGTTCGGCGGCGGCCAGGGCGCCGGGGGCGGCCAGCAGGCGGGTGCGCAGCTCATGGCCGGGGACCTCGCTGTTGGTGGTCCAGGGCGTCCCCGCCAGCCGCTCGGCCGCCCGGGCCCTGGCCTCCCGCACCCGTGCGGCGACCACGGCCGTCGGCTCGCCCCGGCCGCCCTGCTTCAGCAGGGCGGCGCGGTCGACCGGCTCCACCTCGACCCGCAGGTCCACCCGGTCGAGCAGGGGCCCGGAGAGGCGGGCCTGGTAGCGGCGGACCACCGAGGGCGGGCACTCGCAGCCCGCGCCCGTCAGGGTGTGCCGGCCGCAGGGGCACGGGTTGGCGGCCAGGAGCATCAGGAACCTGGCCGGCAGCCGCACCACCCCCG is a genomic window containing:
- a CDS encoding murein hydrolase activator EnvC family protein, producing the protein MRFPSLPLPGHRAPGRRARPSLVCAVLLVVAVLVAALPPPSAAVRLLPTVRAGEPPPPAVLRTEGDGGPVWPLAGRPAVVRGWEPPAGPYGPGHRGVDLAARPGDTVVAAATGRVSFAGRVAGRGVLVVELAGSGAPALRTTYEPVRALVAKGNEVVAGRPVGLLEAGPFHCAEGCLHWGLRRGEAYLNPLSLLRRGPSRLLPVSGVPEP
- a CDS encoding TetR/AcrR family transcriptional regulator, with amino-acid sequence MAEHRTMQRGALLDAARSLLSEGGTEALTFPALAERTGLARSSVYEYFRSRAAVVEELCAVDFPVWAAEVENAMERAETPEAKIEAYVRRQLDLVGDRRHRAVVAISASELDAGAREKIRAAHGGLIAMIVEALGDLGHTQPRLAAMLLQGSVDAAVRRIELSVAEEPGVIADTAVAMILRGVRG
- the whiG gene encoding RNA polymerase sigma factor WhiG; protein product: MPQHTSGSDRAAVPPVARGTVRPPAPSSLDELWRSYKTTGDERLREQLILHYSPLVKYVAGRVSVGLPSNVEQADFVSSGVFGLIDAIEKFDIERAIKFETYAITRIRGAMIDELRALDWIPRSVRQKARNVERAYATLEAQLRRTPSESEVAAEMGVTLEELHAVFSQLSLANVVALEEMLQVGGEGGERLTLMDTLEDTAADNPVEVAEDRELRRLLARAINTLPDREKTVVTLYYYEGLTLAEIGNVLGVTESRVSQIHTKSVLQLRAKLADAGR
- the dprA gene encoding DNA-processing protein DprA yields the protein MVEPGDERAGAWLRRVGAVELLRVLRTEDGAAERLPGMTAVRLEGYRLRAAAADPARDLAAVAALGGRLVCPGDREWPSQLDDLGDARPVALWVRGRPDLRLWALRSVAVVGARACTPYGAHMAATLGAGLAERGWVVVSGAAFGVDGAAHRGVLAVGGATAAVLACGVDVPYPRGHAELIGRVAQQGLVVAELPPGGHPTRARFVLRNRVIAALTRGTVVVEAEYRSGSLVTARQAQRLGRFVMGVPGPATSGLSAGVHELLRGEGVLVTEASEVAELIGEIGDLAPDRRGPVLPRDRLDPIAAKVLDALPYHGLTSTRELARGAGTSADETLGRLYELHSLGFVEREGEGWRLTRPSPRDGAVRRGGS